The Drosophila gunungcola strain Sukarami chromosome 3L unlocalized genomic scaffold, Dgunungcola_SK_2 000003F, whole genome shotgun sequence genome contains a region encoding:
- the LOC128258289 gene encoding uncharacterized protein LOC128258289 — translation MPVNVEITLEEMARIALGVPELTHVNVAVLHSLLNVLLKKLNCQNDMVSIRGFEGKCMERILEQSKISPLPFDVEAIVPISEQLDKVQRMEQRIKKLECQVECHFQQIRICNKTKDKKFKVHQAEQYASPCEDLCTVCDEDNKIACSLLGNMDFMKKLMRHIATPILDQLEEVSRKLEKFYLTLQAFLKQTEALFKRLELVKQCVVEIESLRALVQEYNLTFIGTMEELQDMLDSKLDKVHMPALKKYIRDHFDDIDRRLRLIEERDACPRAAGFINSGICCLSCNSTNVGVDVGPQIVGVLPDARLRTMPLLPGQPQNCHKTVVCRSVEKEPTLMVRVNNLDLKVLKQRLNRPASGKVCKLPEANDVIYGVRSSCISG, via the coding sequence ATGCCCGTAAATGTGGAAATAACGCTGGAGGAGATGGCTAGGATTGCTTTGGGTGTACCCGAGCTGACCCACGTAAATGTGGCCGTACTCCACAGTCTGTTGAATGTCCTGCTCAAAAAACTCAACTGCCAGAATGATATGGTGAGCATTCGAGGCTTCGAGGGCAAGTGCATGGAGCGCATCCTAGAACAGTCCAAGATCTCACCCCTACCCTTTGATGTGGAGGCAATTGTGCCCATTTCCGAGCAGCTGGACAAAGTGCAGAGAATGGAGCAGCGCATCAAGAAGCTGGAGTGCCAAGTGGAGTGTCACTTCCAGCAGATTCGCATTTGCAACAAAACCAAGGACAAGAAGTTCAAGGTCCATCAGGCCGAACAGTATGCCTCGCCCTGCGAGGATCTCTGCACCGTTTGCGATGAGGACAACAAGATCGCCTGCAGCCTGCTGGGCAACATGGACTTCATGAAGAAGCTAATGCGGCACATAGCCACCCCGATTCTGGACCAGTTGGAGGAGGTCAGCAGGAAGCTGGAGAAGTTCTACCTCACACTGCAGGCATTCCTGAAGCAGACCGAAGCGCTCTTCAAGCGCCTGGAACTGGTCAAGCAGTGTGTGGTGGAGATTGAGAGCTTGCGCGCTCTGGTCCAGGAGTACAACCTCACGTTCATTGGCACCATGGAGGAGTTGCAGGACATGCTGGACAGCAAGCTGGACAAGGTGCACATGCCGGCGCTGAAGAAGTACATTCGGGATCACTTCGACGACATTGATCGGCGATTGAGATTGATTGAGGAGAGGGACGCCTGTCCCAGAGCAGCTGGTTTCATCAATTCGGGCATTTGCTGCCTCTCCTGCAACAGTACCAATGTCGGCGTCGATGTGGGCCCCCAGATCGTGGGCGTTTTGCCCGATGCCAGGTTGAGGACTATGCCCCTGTTGCCGGGACAACCTCAGAATTGCCACAAGACCGTCGTCTGTCGATCCGTGGAAAAGGAACCCACCCTAATGGTGCGGGTCAACAATCTCGATCTGAAGGTCCTAAAACAGCGACTAAATCGTCCCGCTTCGGGCAAAGTCTGCAAGCTGCCCGAAGCCAACGACGTCATCTATGGCGTTCGCAGCTCTTGCATATCCGGCTAG
- the LOC128258288 gene encoding fringe glycosyltransferase encodes MMSLTVLSLPQRFKRILQAMMLAVAVVYMTLLLYQSAYGYPGIQVPHSQVDGLSSESVTTHRDQLLQDYVQSSTPTQPGAGAPAASPTTVIIRKDIRSFNFSDIEVSERPTATLLTELARRSRNGELLHDLSQRAVTATPQPPVTELDDIFISVKTTKNYHDTRLALIIKTWFQLARDQTWFFTDTDDHYYQEKTKGHLINTKCSQGHFRKALCCKMSAELDVFLESGKKWFCHFDDDNYVNVPRLVKLLDEYSPSVDWYLGKPSISSPLEIHLDSKNTTTNKKITFWFATGGAGFCLSRALTLKMLPIAGGGKFISIGDKIRFPDDVTMGFIIEHLLKVPLTVVDNFHSHLEPMEFIRQDTFQDQVSFSYAHMKNQWNVIKVDGFDLKADPKRFYSLHCQLFPYFSFCPPR; translated from the exons ATGATGAGCCTGACTGTGCTCTCGCTGCCGCAACGTTTCAAGCGAATCCTGCAAGCCATGATGTTAGCCGTCGCCGTCGTCTATATGACCCTACTGCTCTACCAGAGCGCCTACGGATATCCGGGCATCCAA GTGCCGCACAGCCAGGTGGATGGCCTGTCCAGCGAATCCGTGACCACACATCGCGACCAGCTGCTCCAGGACTACGTGCAGTCCTCGACGCCCACCCAACCGGGGGCGGGGGCACCGGCCGCCTCACCCACCACCGTCATAATCCGCAAGGACATCCGCAGCTTCAACTTCAGTGACATCGAGGTCAGTGAGCGACCCACGGCCACCTTGCTGACGGAGCTGGCGCGGAGGAGCCGAAACGGGGAGCTGCTCCACGATTTGTCCCAGAGAGCGGTGACTGCGACGCCCCAGCCGCCGGTCACCGAGCTGGATGACATTTTCATCAGCGTGAAGACGACGAAGAACTATCACGACACCCGGCTGGCGTTGATCATCAAAACCTGGTTCCAATTGGCCCGCGATCAG ACCTGGTTCTTTACGGACACGGATGATCACTACTACCAGGAGAAGACAA AGGGCCATCTCATCAACACCAAATGTTCGCAGGGCCATTTTCGCAAAGCGCTCTGCTGCAAAATGTCCGCCGAATTGGATGTCTTCCTGGAGAGCGGCAAAAA ATGGTTCTGTCACTTTGACGATGACAACTATGTCAATGTGCCGCGATTGGTCAAACTGCTGGACGAGTATAGTCCCAGTGTGGATTGGTATCTGGGCAAGCCGAGCATCTCGTCGCCGCTGGAGATCCACTTGGACAGC AAGAACACGACAACCAACAAGAAGATAACCTTCTGGTTCGCCACTGGCGGTGCTGGCTTCTGTCTTAGTCGGGCCTTGACTTTAAAAATGCTGCCCATAGCAGGTGGCGGCAAGTTTATAAGCATTGGCGACAAGATACGTTTTCCGGATGATGTCACAATGGGTTTTATAATAG AACACCTACTGAAAGTACCTCTAACAGTGGTGGACAACTTCCATTCGCATCTGGAGCCCATGGAGTTCATACGCCAGGATACGTTCCAGGATCAGGTGTCCTTCAGCTATGCCCACATGAAGAACCAGTGGAACGTGATCAAGGTGGACGGATTCGATCTCAAGGCCGATCCCAAGCGATTCTATTCCCTGCACTGTCAGCTCTTCCCCTACTTCAGCTTCTGCCCGCCCAGATGA